From the genome of Candidatus Deferrimicrobium borealis:
GTAGCCGAAGGCCCGCTGGTAGTGCAGGCTCGCCGATTCATATCGCCCCCTTCGCCGGAACGCTTCCGCGAGCAGGATGTTCACCGACTCGCGCTCCGGGTCCAGGGTTTCGGCTTTCAACAACTGTTCCAGTCCCTCGTCGATCATCTCGAGCCGCAGGAAGAACTTTCCCATGAAGAGGTTGACGTCGTAGTCGGACGGGAATTCCTGCTGCAGCCTGGAATAGATCCGGATCATCGCCTGGGGGCGCTCCGTCTCGACGCAGAGGTCCTCGAGCTTGATGAGGAAGACGGGATTGCGCGTCGCGCGGAACCCCTGCAGGAGGATCTCGGTCGCATCGTCGAGGCTGCGCGGCCGGAGTTGCTCGGAGAGGGCGATGTGGGCCGCGCAGAACGACGGGTCGTCCTTGATCACGTCACGGAGCCGACGCTCGGCGTCGTCCCCCTTCCCCTGCGCGAGGCGGACCAGGGCCTTCTCGTACCGCAGGGAGAGGAACATCGCCTGCTCGGCGCGGGACGCGTCCTTCCCCCGAAGCTTCATGAGCTTCTTCTGTTCGTTGTATGCCAGGACCATCTCTCCGCGCGCCAGGTGGATATCCCGGATCGCCTCCCAGGCGCGGGGATTCTCCTCTTCCGTCGCCTCGACGGCTTTCAGTGTAGCCAACGCGGCTTCGGGGTCGCTCATCTCCCGGTAGAGGCGCGCCAGCCGGAAGTACACCGAGAGGTCCGACGGATCGATCTGCTTCATCCGGGTGAGGGCTTTCACCGCCTCGAGGGGACTTCCGAGCTCCGCCTGCGCGGTAGCGAGGAGATCCAGCGCCTCCCGGTCGTCCGGATTGACGGCAAGGCCTCGCGTCAACTCCTTGACCGCCTCCGTGAGCATTCCCCGCTGGACGAGTTCTCCCGCCCTTGCCGCCCGTGCCCGCGCGGAATCCCGGCGCTGCTTCTCCCGGCGCTCCCGCCAGTTTTGCGACGCCGCGGTCACGTCCTTTACCAGCGTTCCCAGGATGACCATCGCCGCCCCGAGGGAGAAGGCGAGGATCGCCAGTTCGCTGACGGAGACGTCCAGCTGCCGGGTGGCGGAGTAGTAGAACGGAACATGCTGGCCGTTCAGCAGGGAAATGTAGGAGAACGCGACGAGGATGACGACGAAGAGCAGGAAAAGAAGGCGAACCGCCATCGGCGCCGTGCCCTCCGATTATTCCTGGGGAACCGGCACCTCGGGCGCCGCCCCCCACAACTGGTCGAAGTTGTAGAATTCACGCACGCTGTCCTGGAACACGTGCACCACGAAATCGCCGTAGTCGAGAAGCACCCAACGCCCTTCGCGAATCCCTTCGGTGCCGAGGGGCTTCACCCCCTGCTCCTTCTTCAGCGTCTCCGCGATGTGCCTCGAAAGGGCCTGGACCTGCCGGTCGGAACTCCCCGAGCAGATGAGAAAGTAGTCGGTGAAGCCGGCGTGCTCCCGGACGTCGAGGGCGAGGATGCCGAACCCCTTTTTCTCCCGTGCGAGGCCTGCGCATCGAAGCAGTGTGTCCCGCGTGGTGATGACCGGCTACCCTCTTTCTTCCCCACGGTACAGGCCGTGGTCCGTGATGTACCGCTCGACCCCGGACGGCACCAGTCCCCGGAGCGATCTCCCCCGCCGAACTTTTTCCCGGATGGAACGCGACGAAATGTCCAGGACCGGAAGAGCCGGGCAAAGCAGCCGGCGTCCGCCGGGGAGACGGTAGGAACACCCGGGAAGATTATAGCAACGGTTCCCCTCGGGTTCAATGAGGATCCCGGGGGGAAACAACGCCTCGGGCGATATCCCCGGCCGTGGGAGGAGCAGGAAATCACACGCGGCGAGGAGATCGCGGTACCGGTGCCACGTGGAGATCTCCGCGAACGCGTCGGCGCCGATCAGGAACAGGAGGTCGGCCCCCGGGTTCCCTTCCGACACTTCCCGGACCGTGAGAAGGGAGTACGACGGGCCTTCGCGGCGAAGCTCGAGGTCCAGGACGGAGATCCCTTCGATCCCGGCGACGGCGGCGGACGCCATCGCGAGGCGATCCTCCGCGGGGGCCATCGGCCGGGAAGGCTTGTGGGGCGGGCGGGCCGACGGGACCAGGAAGAGGTCGGTCAGCGGGAGCCCTTCCATCACCTCCACGGCCATCCGGAGGTGGCCGTTGTGGAACGGGTCGAAGGTGCCGCCGAAGACGGCGATCCGGCGGCTCCGCCCGTCCACTACTGCCGCACCTGGCCGTCGCCGAAGGCGACGAATTTCGTCGTGGTGAGCTCGGACAACCCCATCGGCCCGAAGGCGTGGATCTTCGTCGTGCTGATGCCGATCTCCGCCCCCAGCCCGAGCTGGTACCCGTCGTTGAAGCGGGTCGAGGCGTTCACCAGGACGAGCGACGAGTCGACCTCGCGCAGGAAGCGCATCGCGCGGGCGTGGTCGCGGGTGAGGATCGCCTCGGTGTGCAGGGAGCCGTGCTCCCGGATATGCTCCATCGCCGCGTCCATCGACGGGACCACGCGCACGGCGAGGATGAGGTCGAGGTATTCCGTCCCCCAGTCCTCTGCTTGGGCGGGGACGGCGCCCGGGACGAGGCGCACCGTCTCGGGGCAGCCGCGGATCGCGACGCCCGCGGCGGAGAGCGCCTTCGCCGCCTCGGGGAGGAACGCGGGCGCGATCCCCTCGTGCACGAGGAGGGTCTCCATGGCGTTGCAGACGCCGGGGCGCTGCGCCTTCGCGTTCACGCAGACCCGCACCGCGAGCGGGATCTCGGCCCCCTCGTCCACGTAGACGTGGCAGACCCCCTTGTAATGCTTGATCACCGGGATGCGGGACTTTTCCGCCACGCTCCGGATCAGCCCCTCGCCACCCCGCGGGATGACGAGGTCGATGTACTCCTCCTTCGTGAGCAGGGCGTCGATCGCGGCCCGGTCGGTCATGGGGACAAGGGAAACGGCGTCCTCCGGCAGTCCGGCCCCGGCGAGCGCACCCCGAAGGATCCCGGCGATCGCCACGTTCGAGCGGATCGCCTCCGACCCCCCCCGCAGGATCACCGCGTTCCCGGACTTGACGCACAGGGCCGCGGCGTCCGCGGTGACGTTGGGGCGCGACTCGTAGATGATCGCGATCACCCCGAGGGGGATCCGCATCCGGCCGACCAGGAGGCCGTTCGGGCGAGTGGAGAGACCCTCGATCCCCCCGAGGGGGTCCGGGAGCGCCGCCACCTCGTCGATCCCGTCCGCCATCTGCGCGATCACCCGGTCGGTCAGGCGCAGGCGATCGATCATCGCGCCGGAAAGGCCGCGGGCCTCGCCCTCCGCCACATCCACGGCGTTTTCCGCCTTCAGGAACTCCGCCCGGTCGCGCACTCCCCGCGCCATCGCGCGGAGGGCGTCGTTGCGGGCCCCCGTCCCGGCGCGGGCCAGCGGGGGCGCCGCCGCCTTCGCCGCCCGGCAGATCCGTTCCACCAACGCCTCGGTCGTCTCGTTCGCGTTCATCGCGGTGCGGCTCCCTTCCTCGATTCGGGCGTGCCGGAGTGCGGCAGGATCGTCAGGTCGTCGCGGTGGACGACCTCGGACGGGGTCTCCGGCCCGAGGAGGGCGCGGACCTCCGCGCTCCGCTTCCCCTTTCCCCGGTCCACCTGGTCGCTGCCCCACCGGGCGATCCCCCGCGCGAAGATCCGCCCCCGGCGGTCGGCGATGGAGACCATGTCCCCTGGACGGAACGGTCCCTGCGCCCCGATCACCCCCGCGGGCAGGAGGCTCTTCCCTCCCTCCAGGAGCACCTTCCGGGCCCCGTCGTCCACGAGAACGGTCCCTTGGGAGCGGCGGGCGTAGGCGATCCACATCTTGCGGCTCGAAAGCTTCCCTTCGGCCCGCGGCAGGATGAGCGTCCCCGCGTCCTTCCCCGCCAACGCGTCGAGGACCGATCGCCGGGAGAGCCCCGAGGCGATGACGACCGGGACCCCGGACGCCGACAGGACCCTGGCCGCCTGGATCTTCGACGCCATTCCCCCGGTCCCTTCCGCGGAGACGTGCCGGCCGACGGCGGCACGGATCGACTCGTCGTCGATGTCCCGCACGACCGGGATGCGGCGGGCGTCGGCGTGCCGGTGGGGATCTTTCGTGAAGAGCCCGTCGCTGTCGGTGAGCAGGATCAGCAGGTCCGCCCCGATCATCTGGGTCACCAGCGTCGCCAGGTGGTCGTTCGCCCCCCCCCCGCCCCCTTCCAGGCGGATCTCCTCGGTGGCCACGGTGTCGTTCTCGTTGACGATCGGGACGATCCCCCGGGAGAGCAGGGTGAGAAGCGTGTTCCTCGCGTTTACGTACCGCTCCCGGTCCTCGAAATCCTCGTGGGTGAGGAGCAACTGCGCCACGTGGCGCCCGCGCTTCTCGAACGCCCGCTCGTAGGCCCGCATCAGGGAGGTCTGCCCCACGGCCGCCGCCGCCTGCTTGAGCGCCACCGTCCGGGGGCGCTCCGTCATCCCCAGCTTCTTCCTCCCCGCGGCGATCGCCCCGGAGGTGACCACGACGAAGGAAACGCCCGCGTCCGTCCAGGCGGAGGAGAGTTGCGCGGCGAGTGCGCGGATCGTCGGCTCCCGCAGCCCCTTCTCGGGATCGGTGACCGTGCCGCTCCCCAGCTTGACCACGACCCGCCGGATCCCGGGGAACCGGGAACCGGCCTTGCCGCGTTTCGCGGTCGTCCCCTCAGGCGACATCCGTCTCCCTCTTTCTCAGCGCCAGCATCCCGTCGAGCAGGGGCTCGATCCCCTCGCCGGTGGCCGCGGAGATGAAATGGATCTCCCCGGCGGCGGGACCGATCTCAGCAAGCGCGCGCTCGGCGTTTTCCCGGGCTCCCGTCAGGTCCATCTTTGTGAATGCGAGCAAGGTGGGTCGGGCCGCGAGTTCGGGACCGAACTTCCCCATTTCGTCGCGGATGGTGCGGTAGGCGGCGACGATCCCGTCGGGATCCTGCGACGCGTCGAGCAGGTGGATCAGCCCTTCTGTCCGCTCGGCGTGCTTCAGGAAGCGGTGCCCCAGCCCCACCCCCCGGTGCGCGCCCTCGATCAGGCCCGGCAGGTCCGCGACGACGATCTCCTCGTCCCGGTGCGAGACCACCCCGAGGACGGGAGAGAGGGT
Proteins encoded in this window:
- a CDS encoding tetratricopeptide repeat protein, which codes for MAVRLLFLLFVVILVAFSYISLLNGQHVPFYYSATRQLDVSVSELAILAFSLGAAMVILGTLVKDVTAASQNWRERREKQRRDSARARAARAGELVQRGMLTEAVKELTRGLAVNPDDREALDLLATAQAELGSPLEAVKALTRMKQIDPSDLSVYFRLARLYREMSDPEAALATLKAVEATEEENPRAWEAIRDIHLARGEMVLAYNEQKKLMKLRGKDASRAEQAMFLSLRYEKALVRLAQGKGDDAERRLRDVIKDDPSFCAAHIALSEQLRPRSLDDATEILLQGFRATRNPVFLIKLEDLCVETERPQAMIRIYSRLQQEFPSDYDVNLFMGKFFLRLEMIDEGLEQLLKAETLDPERESVNILLAEAFRRRGRYESASLHYQRAFGYKRRYLIPFRCSSCGSSTIKWTARCPSCGTWNGYAIDHGNREYAVSATLR
- the rsfS gene encoding ribosome silencing factor — protein: MLALDVREHAGFTDYFLICSGSSDRQVQALSRHIAETLKKEQGVKPLGTEGIREGRWVLLDYGDFVVHVFQDSVREFYNFDQLWGAAPEVPVPQE
- the nadD gene encoding nicotinate-nucleotide adenylyltransferase; this translates as MDGRSRRIAVFGGTFDPFHNGHLRMAVEVMEGLPLTDLFLVPSARPPHKPSRPMAPAEDRLAMASAAVAGIEGISVLDLELRREGPSYSLLTVREVSEGNPGADLLFLIGADAFAEISTWHRYRDLLAACDFLLLPRPGISPEALFPPGILIEPEGNRCYNLPGCSYRLPGGRRLLCPALPVLDISSRSIREKVRRGRSLRGLVPSGVERYITDHGLYRGEERG
- a CDS encoding glutamate-5-semialdehyde dehydrogenase; protein product: MNANETTEALVERICRAAKAAAPPLARAGTGARNDALRAMARGVRDRAEFLKAENAVDVAEGEARGLSGAMIDRLRLTDRVIAQMADGIDEVAALPDPLGGIEGLSTRPNGLLVGRMRIPLGVIAIIYESRPNVTADAAALCVKSGNAVILRGGSEAIRSNVAIAGILRGALAGAGLPEDAVSLVPMTDRAAIDALLTKEEYIDLVIPRGGEGLIRSVAEKSRIPVIKHYKGVCHVYVDEGAEIPLAVRVCVNAKAQRPGVCNAMETLLVHEGIAPAFLPEAAKALSAAGVAIRGCPETVRLVPGAVPAQAEDWGTEYLDLILAVRVVPSMDAAMEHIREHGSLHTEAILTRDHARAMRFLREVDSSLVLVNASTRFNDGYQLGLGAEIGISTTKIHAFGPMGLSELTTTKFVAFGDGQVRQ
- the proB gene encoding glutamate 5-kinase — encoded protein: MSPEGTTAKRGKAGSRFPGIRRVVVKLGSGTVTDPEKGLREPTIRALAAQLSSAWTDAGVSFVVVTSGAIAAGRKKLGMTERPRTVALKQAAAAVGQTSLMRAYERAFEKRGRHVAQLLLTHEDFEDRERYVNARNTLLTLLSRGIVPIVNENDTVATEEIRLEGGGGGANDHLATLVTQMIGADLLILLTDSDGLFTKDPHRHADARRIPVVRDIDDESIRAAVGRHVSAEGTGGMASKIQAARVLSASGVPVVIASGLSRRSVLDALAGKDAGTLILPRAEGKLSSRKMWIAYARRSQGTVLVDDGARKVLLEGGKSLLPAGVIGAQGPFRPGDMVSIADRRGRIFARGIARWGSDQVDRGKGKRSAEVRALLGPETPSEVVHRDDLTILPHSGTPESRKGAAPR